One region of Brassica napus cultivar Da-Ae chromosome A10, Da-Ae, whole genome shotgun sequence genomic DNA includes:
- the LOC106372666 gene encoding triacylglycerol lipase SDP1-like gives MDISNEANVDPFSIGPTSILGRTIAFRVLFCKSMLQLRRDLFRFLLHWFLTLKLAVSPFVSWFHPRNPQGILAVVTIIAFVLKRYTNVKAKAEMAYRRKFWRNMMRAALTYEEWAHAAKMLDKETPKMNESDLYDEELVKNKLMELRHRRQEGSLRDIMFCMRADLVRNLGNMCNPELHKGRLQVPRHIKEYIDEVSTQLRMVCNNSESLEDLSLDEKLSFMHETRHAFGRTALLLSGGASLGAFHVGVVRTLVEHKLLPRIIAGSSVGSIICSVVASRSWPELQSFFENSLHSLQFFDQLGSVFTIVKRVMTQGALHDIRQLQCMLRNLTCNLTFQEAYDLTGRILGITVCSPRKHEPPRCLNYLTSPHVVIWSAVTASCAFPGLFEAQELMAKDRSGEIVPYHPPFNLEPEEGGDKSSTRRWRDGSLEVDLPMMQLKELFNVNHFIVSQANPHIAPLLRLKDIVRAYGGRFAAKLAHLVEMEVKHRCNQVLELGFPLGGLAKLFAQEWEGDVTVVMPATLAQYSKIIQNPTHVELQKAANQGRRCTWEKLSAIKANCGIELALDECVAILNHMRRLKRSAERASTASSSHHGLASTTRFNASRRIPSWNVIARENSTGSLDDLVTDSNNNNLHAGRNLSDSETESVEMSSWTRTGGPLMRTASANRFTDFVHGLDVDIALTRGFTSSPNSPAVPGPVSPSFSPRSRSLAAQSESESDKRESSNSSSITVSEGDLLQPERTSNGFVLNVVRRENLGMPVGNQSGELPESVQIDIPEREMDNSSVSEHEDDNDDDDDEEEEHKGSVPVKDSGLQDSCSVIDA, from the exons ATGGATATAAGCAACGAGGCCAATGTCGATCCCTTCTCAATCGGACCAACCTCCATCCTCGGCCGAACCATCGCCTTCCGAGTCCTCTTCTGCAAATCAATGCTCCAGCTCCGCCGCGACCTCTTCCGCTTCCTCCTCCACTGGTTCCTCACACTCAAGCTCGCCGTCTCCCCCTTTGTCTCCTGGTTCCACCCCCGGAACCCCCAGGGGATCCTCGCCGTCGTCACGATCATCGCCTTCGTCCTGAAACGCTACACCAACGTGAAGGCCAAGGCCGAGATGGCCTACCGTAGAAAGTTCTGGAGGAACATGATGCGCGCGGCGTTGACTTACGAGGAATGGGCTCACGCCGCTAAGATGTTGGATAAAGAGACTCCGAAGATGAACGAATCCGATCTTTACGATGAAGAGTTGGTTAAGAACAAGCTAATGGAGCTTCGTCATCGACGTCAAGAAGGCTCTCTGAGAGACATTATGTTCTGTATGAGAGCTGATCTCGTGAGGAACCTCGGGAACATGTGTAACCCTGAGCTGCACAAAGGGAGACTCCAAGTTCCTAGACATATCAAAGAGTATATAGACGAAGTCTCTACTCAGCTGAGAATGGTATGCAACAACTCTGAGTCCTTAGAAGACCTTTCTTTAGATGAGAAGCTTTCTTTCATGCACGAGACGCGTCACGCCTTTGGTAGGACTGCTTTGCTACTAAGTGGCGGGGCCTCTCTCGGCGCGTTTCATGTCGGTGTTGTCAGGACTCTTGTCGAGCATAAGCTTTTACCTCGGATCATCGCCGGCTCTAGCGTCGGCTCAATAATCTGCTCCGTCGTGGCGTCAAGATCCTGGCCAGAACTGCAGAGCTTCTTCGAGAACTCGTTACACTCTCTCCAGTTCTTTGACCAGCTAGGAAGCGTCTTCACGATCGTGAAACGCGTCATGACGCAAGGAGCGTTGCACGACATTAGACAGCTGCAGTGCATGCTTAGGAACCTCACGTGCAACCTCACGTTCCAAGAGGCTTATGATCTGACGGGGAGGATACTCGGGATAACGGTTTGCTCACCGAGGAAGCACGAGCCGCCTCGGTGTCTTAACTATCTCACTTCTCCTCACGTGGTGATATGGAGCGCGGTGACTGCTTCTTGCGCTTTCCCTGGTTTGTTTGAAGCTCAGGAGCTGATGGCTAAAGATAGGAGTGGGGAGATAGTGCCGTATCATCCGCCTTTTAATTTGGAACCGGAGGAAGGTGGggataagtcgtctacgaggaGGTGGAGAGATGGGAGTTTGGAGGTTGATTTGCCGATGATGCAGCTTAAGGAGCTGTTTAATGTTAATCATTTTATTGTGAGCCAGGCTAATCCTCACATTGCTCCGTTGCTGCGTTTGAAGGATATAGTTAGAGCTTATGGTGGTAGATTCGCTGCTAAG cTTGCGCATCTAGTGGAGATGGAGGTGAAACATAGATGCAACCAAGTACTAGAGCTTGGCTTTCCACTCGGTGGACTCGCTAAGCTATTTGCTCAGGAGTGGGAAGGTGATGTAACAGTTGTGATGCCTGCTACTCTTGCTCAG TACTCTAAGATCATACAGAACCCTACACACGTGGAGCTACAAAAGGCAGCTAACCAAGGAAGGAGATGCACTTGGGAGAAGCTCTCAGCCATCAAAGCAAACTGCGGGATCGAGCTTGCGCTTGACGAGTGCGTAGCCATTCTCAACCACATGCGGAGGCTCAAGAGAAGCGCAGAGAGAGCCTCCACAGCTTCCTCGTCTCATCACGGATTAGCTTCAACGACAAGATTCAATGCTTCTAGAAGAATCCCGTCTTGGAACGTCATCGCTAGAGAGAACTCAACTGGCTCACTGGACGACCTCGTTACTGACAGTAACAATAATAATCTCCACGCGGGGAGGAACCTAAGCGACAGCGAAACGGAGAGCGTGGAGATGAGTTCTTGGACTAGGACTGGTGGACCGTTGATGAGAACGGCTTCTGCTAATAGGTTCACTGACTTTGTCCATGGTCTTGACGTGGACATTGCGTTGACAAGAGGGTTTACTAGCAGCCCTAACTCTCCAGCGGTTCCTGGCCCGGTTAGTCCGAGTTTTAGTCCGAGATCGAGATCCTTGGCGGCTCAATCCGAGAGCGAATCTGACAAGAGGGAAAGTAGCAACAGTTCGAGTATAACAGTTAGTGAAGGTGATCTTCTACAGCCTGAGAGAACGAGTAACGGTTTTGTTTTAAACGTTGTTAGAAGAGAGAACTTGGGGATGCCTGTGGGGAACCAGAGCGGTGAGCTGCCGGAGAGTGTACAGATAGATATACCTGAGAGGGAGATGGATAATAGCTCTGTCTCAGAACATGaagatgataatgatgatgatgatgatgaagaagaagaacataaGGGCTCGGTTCCGGTTAAAGATTCCGGTTTACAAGATTCTTGTAGTGTAATAGATGCTTAG